One window of Nocardia nova SH22a genomic DNA carries:
- a CDS encoding DUF6325 family protein gives MVTDNVGPVELAVLSFPTLRVPYAVVQGLREVVDQGLVTVVDLVYLAKNAEGEMIQVEVDQPLGDVGLDELTVDPSGLISDEDLDIVRDLLEPGSSAVVIVYEETWARNLAGTVRDSGGELALQVQVPRDAVEAALAASQEVR, from the coding sequence ATGGTCACCGACAATGTGGGTCCCGTGGAACTGGCGGTACTGTCCTTTCCCACCCTGCGAGTCCCGTATGCGGTGGTGCAGGGTTTGCGCGAAGTGGTGGACCAGGGACTCGTCACCGTCGTCGACCTGGTCTATCTGGCGAAGAACGCCGAGGGCGAGATGATCCAGGTCGAAGTCGACCAGCCGCTGGGCGATGTCGGACTCGACGAGCTGACCGTGGACCCCAGCGGGCTGATCAGCGACGAGGACCTCGACATCGTCCGGGATCTGCTCGAACCGGGCAGTTCGGCGGTGGTCATCGTCTACGAGGAGACCTGGGCCCGCAATCTCGCCGGGACCGTCCGCGACAGCGGCGGCGAGCTCGCCCTGCAGGTTCAAGTCCCGCGCGACGCCGTCGAAGCGGCGCTCGCCGCATCTCAGGAGGTCCGGTAA
- a CDS encoding aldehyde dehydrogenase family protein: MALQSVLDELRQRPGKGDVIPVIDPVTEEQITEFTDAGEDAVNDAVSRARTSFDAGVWNGLPDRQRAKVMWRIADLMDEHAEEFAQLDSLNTGMPIEQARMIVPTCAEFFRYYAGWCTKVNGTAHEVQMEGGVSGSFAEMHAYTRKEPYGVVGLIFPWNGPIFNACAKVAPALAAGCSSIVKPAEETPLSALLLDRLIAEAGVPEGVVNLITGYGHTAGAQLTAHPDVEKIAFTGSTEVGKKIVEASAGNLKKVMLELGGKSPVLIYDDADLNMAIMMAAMGIFVHSGQGCVCGSRIFVQRSVYEQVVEGIAAIANSFKLGGPSEGAGSGPLISQKQLTRVLGYLDEGKKAGVEVVTGGHRLDRKGYFVHPTVLTNVDTNLRLYREEIFGPVVPILPFDDDDEAVALANDTTYGLAATVWTNNLSRAHRLAKRLQAGTVTLNCQLVFDHGVPFGGYKQSGWGHEFGREGVEAYMQTKSVWAQL, from the coding sequence ACCGATGCCGGTGAGGATGCCGTCAACGATGCGGTGTCCCGGGCGCGGACCTCGTTCGACGCGGGGGTGTGGAACGGCCTGCCGGACCGGCAGCGGGCCAAGGTCATGTGGCGCATCGCCGATCTGATGGACGAGCACGCCGAGGAGTTCGCGCAGCTCGACTCGCTGAACACCGGCATGCCCATCGAGCAGGCCCGGATGATCGTGCCCACCTGCGCCGAATTCTTCCGCTACTACGCGGGCTGGTGCACCAAGGTCAACGGCACCGCCCACGAGGTGCAGATGGAAGGCGGCGTCTCGGGATCCTTCGCCGAGATGCACGCCTACACCCGCAAGGAGCCGTACGGCGTTGTGGGACTGATCTTCCCGTGGAACGGGCCGATCTTCAACGCCTGCGCCAAGGTCGCTCCGGCGCTGGCGGCGGGATGCAGCAGTATCGTCAAGCCCGCCGAGGAGACGCCGCTGTCGGCGCTGCTGCTGGACCGGCTCATCGCCGAGGCCGGTGTGCCGGAGGGCGTGGTCAACCTGATCACCGGCTACGGTCACACCGCGGGCGCGCAACTGACCGCACATCCGGATGTGGAGAAGATCGCCTTCACCGGATCGACCGAGGTCGGCAAGAAGATCGTCGAGGCGTCGGCGGGCAACCTCAAGAAGGTCATGCTCGAACTCGGCGGTAAATCGCCGGTGCTGATCTACGACGACGCCGATCTGAACATGGCGATCATGATGGCCGCGATGGGCATCTTCGTCCATTCCGGCCAGGGCTGTGTCTGCGGCTCCCGCATCTTCGTGCAGCGAAGCGTCTACGAACAGGTCGTGGAAGGTATTGCCGCGATTGCCAATTCGTTCAAACTGGGCGGGCCCTCCGAGGGCGCCGGAAGCGGACCGCTCATCAGCCAGAAGCAGCTCACCCGCGTGCTGGGCTACCTCGACGAGGGTAAGAAGGCCGGGGTCGAGGTGGTGACCGGCGGGCACCGCCTGGACCGCAAGGGCTACTTCGTGCACCCCACGGTGCTGACCAATGTCGACACGAACCTGCGCCTCTACCGGGAGGAGATCTTCGGCCCGGTGGTGCCGATCCTGCCGTTCGATGACGACGACGAGGCCGTGGCGCTGGCCAACGACACCACTTACGGTCTGGCGGCCACGGTCTGGACCAATAATCTCAGTCGCGCCCACCGCCTCGCGAAGCGACTGCAGGCGGGTACGGTCACGCTGAACTGCCAGCTGGTCTTCGACCACGGCGTCCCCTTCGGCGGTTACAAGCAGTCCGGCTGGGGCCACGAGTTCGGCCGCGAGGGCGTCGAGGCGTACATGCAGACGAAATCGGTCTGGGCGCAGCTCTGA
- a CDS encoding aminoglycoside phosphotransferase family protein, with protein MVRLPESLAHSKIAASGDIGREWIAEVPGMVDGLSRRWSCTPDGPVAHGQEGIVVPVRWRDLAAVIKVSFPEWSDMREADAYEVWGGAGAVRLYERDDDLSAILLERAGNSLSTVGDEEAVAAQGRLTRRLAVDAPAGLPRLSEQMSRWEREIHTDREPFGHELPSHVVDAALATLRELDPDEPNTLVHGDLHDANVLASDREPWLAIDPKVHVGDPAYDAFNVIRSPRFATLLAGPGLRPRLGRLLDIYCTAADVDVDRARRWIQAGAVHEALWGRRHGDPDWLIRATDRLALALT; from the coding sequence ATGGTCCGACTTCCGGAATCCCTGGCGCACAGCAAGATTGCCGCCAGTGGCGATATCGGGCGCGAGTGGATCGCCGAAGTGCCCGGGATGGTCGACGGCCTGTCGCGGCGGTGGTCGTGTACGCCGGACGGACCGGTCGCGCACGGACAGGAAGGCATTGTGGTTCCGGTGCGGTGGCGGGATCTGGCGGCCGTGATCAAGGTGTCGTTTCCGGAATGGAGCGATATGCGGGAGGCGGACGCTTACGAGGTGTGGGGCGGCGCGGGTGCGGTGCGGCTGTACGAGCGCGACGACGACCTGTCGGCGATCCTGCTGGAGCGCGCCGGGAACAGTCTGAGCACGGTCGGGGACGAGGAGGCCGTCGCGGCCCAAGGGCGGCTGACCCGTCGGCTGGCGGTGGACGCGCCCGCCGGGCTGCCGCGGCTGTCGGAGCAGATGTCGCGCTGGGAGCGCGAAATCCATACGGATAGGGAGCCTTTCGGCCACGAGCTGCCGTCCCACGTGGTCGACGCCGCCCTTGCGACGTTGCGCGAACTGGACCCGGACGAGCCGAATACGCTCGTCCACGGCGATCTGCACGATGCGAATGTGCTGGCCTCCGACCGCGAACCCTGGCTCGCGATCGACCCGAAGGTCCACGTCGGAGACCCCGCCTACGACGCGTTCAACGTGATCCGCAGCCCCCGGTTCGCAACGCTGCTCGCCGGTCCCGGCCTGCGGCCGCGCCTGGGGCGATTACTCGATATCTATTGCACCGCAGCAGATGTCGACGTAGACCGCGCCCGTCGCTGGATCCAGGCGGGCGCGGTTCACGAGGCGCTGTGGGGCCGCAGGCACGGCGACCCCGACTGGCTGATCCGCGCCACCGATCGGCTCGCACTGGCACTCACCTGA
- a CDS encoding MerR family transcriptional regulator, protein MRSTPEDAESGIGAVARRFGLAEHVLRHWESEGLLEPARDTAGRRRYRTADLVRVAMILRAKQAGLGLEAIREMFEAPVHRREILRRQRAALTATIAAAQSALTLVDCALDCEHDDFTRCPHFHAAVAEHLGGEP, encoded by the coding sequence ATGAGGTCAACACCCGAGGATGCGGAATCCGGAATCGGAGCGGTCGCCCGGCGCTTCGGCCTCGCCGAACACGTCCTGCGGCACTGGGAGTCGGAAGGGCTACTGGAACCCGCCCGGGACACGGCCGGTCGGCGCCGTTACCGCACCGCCGATCTCGTGCGGGTCGCGATGATCCTGCGCGCGAAACAGGCGGGACTCGGACTGGAGGCGATCCGGGAGATGTTCGAGGCGCCGGTTCACCGACGCGAAATATTGCGGCGGCAGCGGGCCGCGCTCACCGCCACCATCGCCGCCGCGCAATCCGCCCTCACCCTGGTCGACTGCGCACTCGACTGCGAGCACGACGATTTCACGCGGTGCCCGCATTTCCACGCCGCCGTCGCCGAACACCTCGGTGGCGAGCCGTGA
- a CDS encoding helix-turn-helix domain-containing protein: MGTTGEWDFAGPAGAGPVPAAIIGYRGGGAGMDLRVAGAPFVTVVIEFGGDGLIVDDVAGRRALSGFVAGLPLEAMHVRGERPECVEIRVSPLRAHGLLGVPATDVGSGAVGLEDLWGARARDLRERLAAGSTWDERFELAKSFLAQSDRPDRAPDPEVVASWNRILAAHGRVRVGDLAESCGWSRKRLLSRFESQIGLTPKRAAMLVRFRHAVDGLLAGHPAADVAAVCGYSDQAHLCRDVSGFAGQTPGALAVNYVPALARQRHRAWGKFVQYRGGSLVR; encoded by the coding sequence GTGGGTACTACCGGCGAGTGGGATTTCGCGGGTCCGGCCGGTGCCGGGCCGGTGCCCGCCGCGATCATCGGATACCGCGGCGGGGGCGCCGGGATGGATCTCAGGGTCGCCGGTGCGCCGTTCGTCACCGTGGTGATCGAATTCGGGGGCGATGGCCTGATCGTCGACGACGTGGCCGGGCGGCGTGCGCTGTCGGGTTTCGTCGCGGGTCTTCCGCTCGAGGCGATGCACGTGCGTGGTGAGCGGCCCGAGTGCGTGGAAATTCGCGTATCGCCGCTGCGGGCTCATGGACTGCTGGGTGTTCCCGCGACCGATGTGGGATCCGGTGCGGTCGGCCTCGAGGATCTGTGGGGTGCGCGGGCCCGGGACCTGCGGGAGCGTCTGGCGGCCGGATCCACCTGGGACGAACGTTTCGAACTGGCGAAATCCTTTCTGGCACAGAGTGATCGGCCGGATCGCGCACCGGACCCCGAGGTGGTCGCGAGCTGGAATCGCATACTTGCCGCCCACGGCCGGGTACGGGTGGGTGACCTCGCCGAGTCCTGCGGGTGGAGTCGTAAACGGCTGTTGTCCCGGTTCGAATCCCAGATCGGCCTGACGCCCAAGCGTGCGGCGATGCTGGTGCGATTCCGGCACGCTGTGGACGGTCTGCTGGCGGGCCATCCCGCCGCCGATGTCGCGGCGGTCTGCGGATACTCCGATCAAGCCCATCTGTGCCGGGACGTCTCGGGTTTCGCGGGGCAGACGCCGGGGGCGCTCGCGGTGAACTATGTGCCCGCGCTCGCCCGGCAGCGGCATCGGGCCTGGGGAAAATTTGTTCAATACCGGGGCGGGTCGCTCGTCCGATAG
- a CDS encoding SHOCT domain-containing protein, whose translation MVFRAGRVGRPGLLGTVARTAVVAGTASATANAVNRRAGRRAQEQQAYADQQAYAQQQAYAPQQAQYAPPPPPAPAESDDDLVSKLQRLGDLHESGVLSDQEFAAAKAQLLG comes from the coding sequence ATGGTGTTTCGAGCAGGGCGTGTCGGGCGGCCGGGACTGCTGGGGACGGTGGCGCGGACCGCGGTCGTCGCCGGAACCGCCAGCGCCACGGCCAATGCGGTCAATCGCCGCGCCGGACGGCGGGCGCAGGAGCAGCAGGCCTACGCCGATCAACAGGCCTATGCGCAGCAGCAAGCCTATGCGCCGCAGCAGGCGCAGTACGCTCCCCCGCCGCCCCCGGCTCCGGCCGAATCGGACGATGACCTGGTCAGCAAATTGCAGCGGCTCGGCGATCTGCATGAATCCGGCGTGCTGTCGGATCAGGAATTCGCCGCCGCCAAGGCCCAGTTGCTGGGCTGA
- a CDS encoding saccharopine dehydrogenase family protein — MAMAKIVVFGATGYTGRLTAEALVAAGATPVLAGRNATALAALASEIGGADTAVADIADPDSVRALLGRGDVLITTVGPFLRFGGPALSAALDAGAHYLDSTGEGPFIRDVFDRDAQARRARVALLTAFGFDYVPGNLAAALALREAPRATGVDIGYFIASPGASGGTRASMAGMLFERGFALRGGQIVPERSGARVRTFEVGGRSRAGVSIPGSEHLILHRAHPDLRAAGVFLGLPPVAARGLQLTSLATDIASRVPPLRRLGEGAIGGLVKGSTGGPDAGSRARTRTEVVAEARDESGRVLSTATLSGVDPYTFTAAILAWGARTVLADGLRDTGALGPVEAFGLDELVAGAAAAGIG, encoded by the coding sequence ATGGCGATGGCGAAGATCGTGGTGTTCGGTGCGACCGGATATACCGGGCGGCTGACCGCCGAGGCGCTGGTCGCGGCGGGCGCCACGCCGGTGCTCGCCGGGCGCAACGCGACCGCGCTGGCAGCTCTGGCGAGCGAGATCGGGGGCGCCGACACCGCGGTGGCCGACATCGCCGATCCGGATTCGGTGCGGGCACTGCTCGGCCGCGGCGATGTGCTGATCACGACGGTGGGCCCGTTCCTGCGATTCGGCGGTCCCGCGCTGTCGGCCGCACTGGACGCCGGTGCGCACTACCTCGACTCGACCGGTGAGGGGCCGTTCATCCGCGATGTCTTCGACCGGGACGCACAGGCACGCCGGGCCCGTGTCGCGTTGCTGACGGCCTTCGGATTCGATTATGTGCCAGGAAATTTGGCAGCCGCTCTCGCATTGCGGGAGGCGCCGCGGGCCACCGGCGTCGATATCGGCTACTTCATCGCCAGTCCCGGAGCCAGCGGCGGGACCCGGGCCTCCATGGCGGGCATGCTGTTCGAGCGCGGTTTCGCGCTGCGTGGCGGGCAAATCGTGCCGGAGCGCAGCGGCGCGCGGGTTCGCACCTTCGAGGTGGGCGGCCGTTCTCGCGCCGGTGTGTCGATTCCGGGATCGGAACATCTGATCCTGCACCGCGCTCACCCGGATCTGCGCGCGGCCGGAGTCTTCCTGGGCCTGCCGCCCGTGGCCGCCCGGGGACTGCAGCTCACCTCGCTGGCCACCGATATCGCGTCGCGGGTGCCACCGCTGCGGCGGCTCGGGGAGGGAGCGATCGGCGGCCTCGTCAAGGGGTCGACCGGCGGTCCCGACGCCGGGTCCAGGGCCCGCACCCGGACCGAGGTGGTGGCCGAGGCTCGCGACGAATCCGGGCGGGTGCTGTCGACGGCCACGCTGAGCGGCGTCGATCCCTACACCTTCACCGCGGCGATCCTGGCCTGGGGCGCTCGGACCGTACTGGCCGATGGGTTGCGCGATACCGGCGCACTCGGACCGGTCGAGGCATTCGGCCTGGACGAGCTGGTCGCGGGCGCGGCCGCCGCCGGAATCGGCTAG
- a CDS encoding serine hydrolase, which translates to MRTTLVASILAFLMVGGTAATADPVAPVNPRTSIAIVSLVPGMSTGTSNSSESRAALSIIKVYLVAYALRHGDGSASDRELGQRAIRLSDNNAATALDDKYPDAIAATATEFGLTGTRRGAFWGESYTSARDAAEFLAAEERTDPLSPLLAWMATASPIAADGTAQNWGTSRLPAVIGSKWGWSDEPAAEVASASFGPGFAVAAFTFGDADTQNADLTEFMSR; encoded by the coding sequence GTGCGAACAACTCTCGTGGCGTCGATCCTGGCATTCCTGATGGTGGGCGGCACCGCGGCGACCGCCGATCCGGTCGCTCCGGTGAATCCCCGAACCTCCATCGCGATCGTGTCGCTTGTGCCCGGAATGAGCACCGGCACAAGTAATTCGAGCGAATCGCGCGCCGCGCTGTCGATCATCAAGGTGTATCTGGTGGCCTATGCGTTGCGCCACGGTGACGGGTCCGCGTCGGATCGCGAGCTGGGGCAGCGCGCGATCCGGCTCTCCGACAACAACGCCGCGACCGCACTGGACGACAAGTACCCGGACGCCATCGCCGCGACCGCCACCGAGTTCGGGCTCACCGGCACCCGGCGCGGCGCGTTCTGGGGCGAGTCGTACACCAGCGCCCGCGATGCCGCCGAATTCCTCGCCGCCGAAGAACGCACCGACCCCCTCTCGCCGCTGCTGGCCTGGATGGCCACCGCGAGCCCGATCGCCGCCGACGGCACCGCGCAGAACTGGGGAACCTCTCGTCTGCCGGCGGTGATCGGCAGCAAATGGGGTTGGTCCGACGAACCCGCCGCCGAAGTGGCCTCGGCATCCTTCGGCCCCGGTTTCGCCGTCGCCGCGTTCACCTTCGGCGACGCCGACACCCAGAACGCCGACCTCACGGAATTCATGAGCCGATAA
- a CDS encoding acyl-[acyl-carrier-protein] thioesterase, giving the protein MSSATVDGLADIAFPLTPCPDESRAFHEQWPVRLGDTDGDARLGLDAVARYLQDIGYDHLKVVDEGDLHQGWIVRRTVIDVLRPIEFGDQVHLRRWPSALSNRWCNMRIQVRSELGGLIEAEMFLIHVDQAGRPARMSERFMAPMLAATTEHRLRWRPALREQAAAAEPRPFPLRVTDVDRYGHVNNAVHWEAVEEACAWFPSAAASPYRVILEHAGPVLGTDEVRIRAWPGAGALHVQLEVDGEARTLARIESVTDIE; this is encoded by the coding sequence ATGAGCTCAGCCACCGTTGATGGGTTGGCCGACATCGCATTTCCACTGACCCCCTGCCCGGACGAGAGCCGGGCCTTCCACGAGCAGTGGCCCGTGCGGCTCGGCGACACCGACGGTGACGCGCGATTGGGCCTGGACGCGGTTGCCCGGTATCTGCAGGACATCGGCTACGACCATCTGAAGGTGGTCGACGAGGGGGATCTGCATCAGGGCTGGATCGTGCGCCGCACCGTGATCGACGTGCTGCGGCCCATCGAATTCGGCGATCAGGTGCATCTGCGGCGCTGGCCGTCGGCGCTGTCGAACCGCTGGTGCAATATGCGCATCCAGGTGCGCAGCGAACTCGGCGGGCTGATCGAGGCCGAGATGTTCCTCATCCACGTTGATCAGGCCGGGCGTCCGGCGCGCATGAGCGAACGCTTCATGGCGCCGATGCTCGCGGCCACCACCGAACACCGGCTGCGGTGGCGGCCCGCACTGCGCGAGCAGGCGGCCGCGGCCGAACCGCGGCCGTTTCCGCTGCGAGTGACCGATGTCGATCGCTACGGCCACGTCAACAACGCGGTGCACTGGGAAGCCGTGGAGGAGGCGTGCGCCTGGTTCCCCAGCGCGGCGGCCTCCCCGTACCGGGTGATTCTGGAACACGCCGGACCGGTCCTGGGAACCGACGAGGTGCGGATCCGCGCCTGGCCCGGCGCCGGAGCGCTGCATGTCCAACTGGAGGTGGACGGCGAGGCGCGCACTCTGGCGCGGATCGAATCGGTGACCGACATCGAGTGA
- a CDS encoding methyltransferase domain-containing protein yields MSIGDTTHDGPSADETLIRALDAAETLPTASELRAASYELLHLPPAGAVVDIGCGAGCAVSELTRRGYRAVGVDAGAPMIATARHRWPGADFRIGDATSLPLESDSMHGYRADKVFHELADPAAVLAEARRVLKPGGRIVLLGQDWDALIIDSDRPELTRTVVAARADAITNPRAARRYRNTLLDNGFTEVSVEVRTGICTDARMLPMLTRLADTAAAVGATTPDEAAGWIAEQTRRCERDRLLLAVPMFLAAGTLGRDVR; encoded by the coding sequence ATGTCCATCGGCGATACCACCCACGACGGCCCCTCGGCGGACGAGACGCTCATCCGCGCGCTGGACGCCGCCGAAACCCTGCCCACCGCGAGTGAACTGCGGGCCGCCTCCTACGAATTGCTGCACCTGCCGCCCGCCGGCGCCGTGGTCGACATCGGCTGCGGCGCCGGATGTGCGGTATCGGAATTGACGCGCCGGGGGTATCGGGCGGTCGGCGTCGATGCGGGTGCGCCCATGATCGCGACGGCCCGCCACCGGTGGCCCGGCGCCGACTTTCGGATCGGGGACGCGACTTCGCTGCCGCTGGAATCGGATTCGATGCACGGCTACCGGGCCGACAAGGTGTTCCACGAACTCGCCGACCCGGCCGCCGTCCTGGCCGAGGCGCGGCGAGTCCTGAAACCCGGCGGCCGTATCGTGCTCCTCGGGCAGGACTGGGACGCACTGATCATCGACTCCGACCGGCCGGAGCTGACCCGCACCGTTGTCGCCGCCCGCGCCGACGCGATCACCAATCCCCGCGCGGCGCGACGGTACCGAAATACCTTGCTGGACAACGGTTTCACCGAAGTATCGGTGGAAGTGCGCACCGGGATCTGCACCGATGCGCGCATGCTGCCGATGCTGACCCGCCTCGCCGACACCGCCGCCGCCGTGGGGGCGACAACTCCGGACGAGGCGGCCGGATGGATCGCCGAACAGACCCGGCGCTGTGAGCGTGACCGGTTGCTCTTGGCCGTGCCGATGTTCCTGGCCGCCGGGACGCTCGGCCGTGATGTGCGTTGA
- a CDS encoding serine hydrolase domain-containing protein, whose protein sequence is MTSSLRTTELEDALNRLHRAGVPGAFAEVRDGDRIWRGAAGVADLDTGRPVTADMRHRVGSITKTFTAAAVLQQVDAGQIGLDVPIAHYLPQSVPGDRGGAITVRMLINHTSGLAEYLPHAYPSLAAFPVLAKTTPKSLDDNRFRTFHPIELIEMGVRAPAVGAPGATPGVYSNTNYLLLCQLLESVTGTPAEKYITRNVIERAALADTTFPDGPDISGSHARHYESWFGMIDPPRDYSVYDMSWVGPAASLISTVADLDRFYGLLLAGEIIGRSSLEQMQRTVPVISFEGKTIDYGLGLHRFEIPGRGTCWGHDGSVWGGGAISMTSADGTRQASLAINLQRWNRLDPTGKPQPHPIDRALAAFISAAMG, encoded by the coding sequence GTGACCAGCTCTTTGCGAACCACCGAACTGGAAGACGCCCTGAACCGGCTGCATCGCGCCGGAGTGCCGGGCGCCTTCGCCGAGGTGCGCGACGGCGACCGGATCTGGCGCGGCGCCGCCGGAGTCGCCGATCTCGACACCGGCCGCCCCGTCACCGCCGATATGCGGCATCGTGTCGGCAGCATCACCAAGACGTTCACCGCCGCCGCCGTATTACAGCAGGTCGACGCGGGACAGATCGGGCTCGACGTGCCGATCGCGCACTACCTGCCGCAGTCGGTGCCCGGCGATCGTGGCGGCGCGATCACCGTCCGGATGCTGATCAACCACACCAGCGGTCTTGCCGAATACCTCCCGCACGCCTACCCGTCCCTCGCCGCGTTCCCCGTGTTGGCGAAGACCACACCGAAAAGCCTGGACGACAACAGATTCCGGACGTTTCACCCCATCGAGCTGATCGAGATGGGCGTGCGTGCGCCCGCCGTCGGCGCTCCCGGCGCCACACCCGGGGTGTACTCCAACACCAATTACCTTCTGCTGTGCCAACTTCTGGAGTCGGTGACCGGAACTCCGGCGGAGAAGTACATCACCCGCAACGTGATCGAACGCGCCGCGCTCGCCGACACCACGTTCCCGGACGGGCCGGACATCTCCGGATCGCATGCGCGGCATTACGAGTCGTGGTTCGGCATGATCGACCCGCCGCGCGACTACAGCGTCTACGACATGTCGTGGGTGGGCCCCGCGGCCTCGCTGATATCGACCGTCGCGGATCTCGATCGCTTCTACGGACTACTGCTGGCGGGCGAGATCATCGGCCGGTCGTCGCTGGAGCAGATGCAGCGCACCGTTCCGGTCATCTCCTTCGAGGGCAAGACGATCGACTACGGCCTCGGCCTGCATCGCTTCGAAATCCCCGGCCGCGGCACCTGCTGGGGGCACGACGGCTCGGTCTGGGGCGGCGGCGCCATCAGCATGACCAGCGCGGACGGCACCCGCCAGGCATCCCTGGCGATCAATCTCCAACGCTGGAACCGCCTCGATCCCACGGGCAAACCACAGCCCCACCCGATCGACCGAGCGCTGGCGGCATTCATCTCGGCCGCCATGGGCTAG
- a CDS encoding class I SAM-dependent methyltransferase, producing MTSSRHDGDVWDLASSVGATATMSAAVRAIASRDGRITDTLAEPLVRAVGIEHLTRLATGDVSHHDSVDRIWIDMAEVRTEFYDQFFLDAANAGIAQAVILASGLDSRAFRLPWPAGTVVYEVDQPRVIEFKSRALAELGVTPTAERRTAAADLRDDWPAALRAAGFDPARPTAWSAEGLLGYLPPGAQDHLLDTITTLSAPGSRIATESRPNPGPGDDAETKEGLERIEGRWRSEGFDTDMSALRYYGERNEAGPYLGGRGWSVSGSTVRELFSDKGFQSLQDDGMHMGDMAYVSGVLSASCSPRA from the coding sequence ATGACTTCCAGCAGACACGACGGTGACGTCTGGGACCTGGCGTCGAGCGTCGGCGCCACCGCCACGATGTCCGCGGCCGTCCGCGCGATCGCGAGCCGGGACGGCCGCATCACCGACACCCTCGCCGAACCCCTCGTTCGCGCGGTGGGCATCGAGCACCTGACCCGATTGGCGACCGGCGATGTGTCCCACCATGATTCGGTCGACCGGATCTGGATCGACATGGCCGAGGTCCGTACCGAGTTCTACGACCAGTTCTTCCTCGACGCGGCGAATGCGGGCATCGCGCAGGCCGTGATCCTGGCATCGGGGCTGGACTCCCGCGCGTTCCGGCTGCCCTGGCCCGCCGGAACCGTGGTGTACGAGGTGGATCAGCCCCGGGTGATCGAATTCAAGTCCCGTGCCCTCGCCGAACTGGGCGTCACCCCGACCGCCGAGCGTCGCACGGCCGCGGCCGACCTCCGCGACGACTGGCCCGCCGCCCTGCGCGCCGCCGGATTCGATCCCGCACGGCCGACCGCCTGGTCCGCCGAAGGTCTGCTGGGTTACCTCCCGCCCGGGGCCCAGGACCACCTGCTCGACACCATCACCACCCTCAGCGCGCCCGGTAGCCGGATCGCCACCGAAAGCCGCCCCAACCCCGGGCCGGGCGACGACGCCGAGACGAAGGAGGGGCTGGAGCGCATCGAGGGCCGGTGGCGTAGCGAGGGGTTCGATACCGACATGTCGGCGCTGCGGTATTACGGCGAGCGCAATGAGGCGGGGCCGTATCTGGGCGGGCGGGGGTGGTCGGTGAGCGGATCCACCGTGCGAGAATTGTTCTCCGACAAAGGGTTTCAATCGCTTCAGGACGATGGGATGCACATGGGGGACATGGCCTATGTCAGCGGGGTGTTGTCCGCGAGCTGTTCGCCGCGCGCGTAG